From the genome of Bubalus bubalis isolate 160015118507 breed Murrah chromosome 2, NDDB_SH_1, whole genome shotgun sequence, one region includes:
- the LOC102413809 gene encoding glutathione S-transferase A1 isoform X3 — MYSEGVADLGEMIMHFPLCPPAEKDAKLTLIREKTTNRYLPAFENVLKSHGQDYLVGNKLSRADIHLVELLYYVEELDPSLLANFPLLKALKARVSNIPAVKKFLQPGSQRKPPADEKKIEEARKVFKF; from the exons ATGTATTCAGAGGGTGTGGCAGATTTGGGTGAAATGATCATGCATTTTCCACTGTGCCCACCTGCTGAAAAAGATGCCAAGCTGACCCTAATTCGAGAGAAGACAACAAACCGTTATCTCCCTGCATTTGAAAAT GTGCTGAAGAGCCATGGACAAGACTACCTGGTGGGCAACAAGCTGAGCAGGGCTGACATCCACCTGGTTGAACTTCTCTACTATGTGGAAGAGCTGGACCCCAGCCTTTTGGCCAACTTCCCTCTGCTGAAG gcccTAAAAGCCAGAGTCAGCAATATCCCGGCCGTGAAGAAATTTCTGCAGCCTGGCAGCCAGAGGAAGCCTCCCGCggatgagaaaaaaatagaagaagccAGGAAGGTTTTCAAGTTTTAG